The DNA segment TGTCATGTtggactgttgtcttctgagctgAACAAACATTCGCTGAAGGTCGCTCTTTCTGGCGGTGACCGCTACCATAGTCCGCTGTGTCAGCCCAGTCCATTTCATGTGGGACAGGCTCGTCGTCGTCCAGTTCTGAATTTTCTCTGTTTGCTTTCTCGGTGCATCCGTGTCTCAAAGTGCTGCCGTTTTCTTCAAGCACATCTCGGTGGCGGCGATATAGATGCGATCTGTAGGATGAAACATTCGAGTACGAGTTCGCGAGGCCGCCTATGCCGCAGAAAACATTTAAGTTTGGCTCTGCACTGTGAACTAATCCAATGTGCGTGACAACTTTCGTCAGCTGGAACGAAAAGAATGGGCACCTCGGGCAGTACTTCGCGTCCATCGTAGTAGTCGCAAGCCAAAAGACCGCAAAGAGACCCCGCAAACGCGGTGTGCCAATTGACAGAAAGCCGCAGTTCCTGCATAATACATCGGAATCACATCGCATTAGGCGCAGTTGCCACCAACGGCCAGGGACACGAATAGACACGAACAGCCTCCTAGCGATAAAGCCGCTTGGCTGGCTTGGCTATAGCTTGgcatgtttgttgttgttttgccctTTCATCATAATAATCAAATTCACTAGGTGCTAGAGCACCTAAGTCGCATTTAGTATAACTAAGTATTTTTGGTGtaattttattttgcaataaccTTAGCAATTGGAGTGTCATGTTGCGCAAACTAAgctggccaagccaagccaagtcaCCACAGTGCTCAGCCAAATTGAAAAGGGCGCATACTGCTGCACGTGCTCGAGAAACTCTACTTCGCGTCTCACTCAGCAACTTTCATTGCTGCGCAATTTCGCAGTAGTACATGTACGTACGTCACCATGACGAGCAAGTGCCTGGTAACGTTCCGGGAAAGGAATTTTGTTTTGCCCTTTGATGGGACGCTTACACGGCGCGGGCTGGTTGAGCGCGTGGGAGACCATGAGCTGTTCCGCGGCATCGACGCTGCCACCCTCATCTTCACAGTGAGTAATTGTGTAAACTTATCTACGTGGTAGCTCCGTGACAAGTCAGTTGCCGTTCTCGGGTTCTTTTGGGGACTGGTGCTTATAGGCAGGTGCTTATTACATCCACGCGTGTAAATGTGTGTACCTTACTTATGCCTCGCGCTTTTGTCCACAGTGAATTACGTAGTGCGTTGACAGTTTGCGTGTAATGTAAAGTTTAAAGCAATATCTCGGCATGCATGTGCTTCCCTATGCGTCATGCTCTAAAAATCTCCCTTTCCGTAAGGATCTCGTGTCACAACAAAGGTCGGCGAATATTAAAAATGCACACCGGAGCGCGCCGCTTAACACTAAGGCAGGTGTATAGAGCATTTTTCACATATTAATGCTTTATTTCAGTCGCGAGGTACAGGGCTGTCTAGAGCGCTGGAGCGGTGTAATGCGGAGCAAACAAAGTGAAATCTTCTCTCAACCGCTGTAAATGCTGCTTCGCACCAGCGCAAGCATTATCTCTACGACCAAATACCTGCGTTAAAATTCCACTTATTTAGTGCGATATGCAGGCATTCCTGTGCTCtagacagacgtgctgacgactgcaCACGAAATACCCGAGGTAGAGGGAAGTGTTGCTGGTGTTGCAGTATTTTATGATCATTGCTCTTCTAAATTGACAGGTCCTGAATTCAGTGCGTAGCCCGTTGATTGAGGTCGCGTAATGCGATGCAGCAAGCATGCCAACATTCTCAAGAAAATAATGTGACACACTCATTTTGAATAGTTTAACTTTACATGGTTAGCTATTTTAGTATCATTCTCGTGTTTCCACAGATGTTCGAAGAAGATTTTAATGTTTTTGTTGACATACCTGAAGACTTCGAAGTTCGGGACAGGGCAAAAATCAGTCTCCGAGGATTGCCAGGTTCGGTGAGTACATTTTCTTACCAGTATTAACTAttattttgtatatttcaaatAGTACTGGAGGAGCATCATGCAGCAAGGAGGAGTGTCCAATTTATGTCTTCCACTGCAATCAATGGCAATCATAGTAGAGATGTATGGAAATGTTGGCCACAGTCTGTGCTCACTGTGTAGTATGCTCTTCTCTTGTTCTTTTCTTATTTTAACCTGGCACTTTAGGATTGCGGATGTTCTCGACGAGCCCCAGCAAGCGGAGCAATCCCGTGTCACTGCCACGTACAGCCTCACATAGAGCCTGCCAGCTGTACCAAACGATATCCAATTCAGTATAGAGCGCCACCAAAGTGGACAGTACTTCAAAGCACGCAGCAGAGTTGTCCAATGGCTCTATCATGGCCTCTGCTTATACACCATGTAAGTTATTTGCAAGACTTTTGGACCATGTAGGGCAATGTGGAGATAACTTGGGCTACAAACTTGCGTGGCCATAAGCCATTTTAACGAGAAAGCATGAAGGAGCTCGTGGCGCAGAAAATCCTGTGTCGGCATTAGTAGACATGAGCAAGAAATTTGAATTTGTTAAAAATGTGTCTATGTCACACATAGAGCAACGGACTTGAAAAGTGAATGAAATTAGAAAACTGGTGATTGGAAGGTTGCAATGTGCCTGGAACATCATTAGGACATCCAGACATATAAAGTGATCCATCCTATAAAAACCAGCGCTTACAAACAcggacagaggacgagacgaaacgaactgaaggcTTTTCAGTTTGTTTCGTCTCGACCTTTGTGTTTGTAAGCGCTGGTTTTTATTTGATGGATCACCGCCAAATCGCCCAATTCTCAGTTCTGCATATGAAGTGGATGAGTTGCCCCGAAAGGAAAATTGCGGTTAGTTGAGAATCGAATCCGtgacccttgggttgcgagtcagacatgcTATTGGTATGTCATGTAGGAATGTTCAAAGGACTTTGTTAAAGAGGGCTGTAAATGTGTGTGGTTTAGTCTTTCACATATTGATTGTGAGAGAGCAAGCAATGTCCTTGCTTATGTGAGCAAGGGGAACTGCTGTCACGTCGTAaacttaaaggcagagcttatgTGTCCTCCCACGTCTTGCACCTAAGACACTGACTGCATCTGAAACTAAAATGTGTATGTGAGCCTACAAAAGAACATCCTCACTGTGTACTGCCTTACACGTTTGTCTTAACTGTGCTAGGTACCCTGGCAAGCTGTACAATGAGGCTGCGCAAGCTCTGGTGTCCAGGTACCCAAACTTGGTTGACGCATCTGGCACCGGCTATGTAAGTAGGCAGCTGAAGCCCTTCAAACTAATCTTGTAGGGACAGCAGACTTTCTTAAATTAACAGGGCGGCCTAGGTGTTCTGAGTATAATAATAATGTCTTCTCTATTTATCAGTGGTAGCCGTACCATTTTCAATGACTCTGTTTTGGGCGCCACTGATAGAGTCATTCACACCACAGTGCATGCTGCTGGCATGGCTGGCTTATACTCTTTCATAAAATACTATCTCACAAaaaatgggataaaaaattgTTAAGATATTTCCTGTGGTACGTCGCTAGTGAGCAGGTCCTCTTTCCCTCTTGCTGCAGTAGCGGGGCAGTCAtaagtaatacttgttggggggctagttggtgcatgtttccagaagatggttgtagcgccgaaaaagacagcaaatttggcacacaatttgaagcatgtggcaaCAAAATATAAAGTTCCTTTGGTTTTTTCTACCCCAAAGAAACTGGCTGGCTTGTGCGTTAAAACTGAtcccaacaaggtaaacaagactgattgtaaaaagaggcatgcagctccgcttgttaaatgtgccgtgggagtcgtatatcagattcctctcacatgcggaaagcacattggacaaaccggccgCTGTAATAACGACCAATTAGTGgaacataatcgggatttacaaaatgCACTGGTTCTCATCTGCCGCATGATTAtaaagcctgcagagaagaaaggaagattaagtgTGTGGCAAGGCTCAAAGAAGCAAAGGTTTTAAACAAGTAAGGAGcagacagcccgtgaactgttgccggccttctatattaaaagaaactgtagcgattgtgttagtgccccatctATCTCCATTTATaagaaactgcttttttagatacacgggCGTGAGATATGTGTGTGCCTAACCTATCTTTTATCCGGTTTTCTGTAAAACCCtcgcgcatgtgtggttcttgctacccatcttgatttgtccttatattcattcgcattcgcgGAGAATAAATAGTTGAAAGTTGTGCCTGTCCCGTCatgcttgctatgtgttgtctttttcggagCTACAGCCGTCTCCTGGAGGTAGTCATGAAGACTGTCGAATAGGACGGTCTATTAAAGGGTTGTACGAGAGAGCTTGATAATCCTGGCCCAGCTCGTCTGGTAGGCATTTGAACAGAAGGGCCATTGGTTGGCCTAGTTATTAGAGAACTCTAAGTGATTAAAATTAATCCAGAAACTCCACTGTGGTGCCCATCGTAGCGGATGTGTCGTTTCAGgacaataaaacaacaaaaaagttcCCCTCACAGTGAAAAGATAATTGGAAAACAAAGCTTGAATTACTGGAAAGGAACTCTATGCTGCAAATTTGGTATTGTGCGCGCTACCATAAAAAACTAATGTCGGCGAGAGATCAGTGTGGGTCCTTTAGTGTTTTTATGCTATCAAAAATGTGCTGCAATAAAATATGGAGCAATATCTATAGCTTCTCATAAGGTATTGTTTTGTCCATGGGTGTTTACTGGTAGCTTGTGATCAACACCATCACTTTTAGCATGTATTTAATTGTACTGTGATTGCTTTTGTCAGTGCAAGTAGTAATGCTTGCATTGTGTGGGATGTTTTAAACACAGGACTCTTGGCGAGAAGCTCTCCGTTTCAAGGCAAAATATGAGCGGAGAAAAATCCGTATCCAGCAGAATGATGGGGCAGATTCTCCACCGTCAAAAAAACCAACGAAAGATGGGAAAGTGGCCACGGTTGGCGGAAAGGCCCTGCAGCGTGTTTCGAGGCCGTCTGTGGTATGCATTTGGATTTCATGTACTCCTtgtgctgaagacagcctggtgTGCAGTGTGAAGTAGGctccttttgcttgcaggcaactgCACCAGACGGGGAGGATGAGGAGAGTATTGCTGGCCACATCGAAGGAATGAAGTCCGCGGTACAAAAAGCTCGGCCAAACATGGTTTACATAATAGACTGTATGCGCCGTACATTTCCTACCCGAAGGAAGTGGATTGGATCCGAGGATCCATCAGTGGAAGTGGCAATACAGAAATTTCCAGCATTGGCCATGAGCTCAATCGTAAGTTCAGTAACTAGACCATCAGTTAGCGAAGCAAgtaaaaagaaattttctttttcttttcctcttttgtctttctttcttttaatcctTTCCTTTTTTGATTTCAGATGCAGTGCCTGCACTTTGCATTCCATCttagtggaggcgaaatacaaaagtgtggatatgctgtgtgacgtcagtgcatgtttaaggacctcagatggtctaaattatctggagcctttcactacggcgtcccttatggcCTGAATCgtcttgggacgttaaagccgCTAAAGCAATTAGGCGGAAGTGGTCTATATGTGCAGAAAATTCAGctcaaatttatttctctttgcCTCAGTGGAGACCTGATTGAATGGCTCGCACTGTTTGAATTTCAGAATACACCTAGGGTTGGTTCAGTGTAGCATGCCCTGATTCCACATTCTGGTCTTTCTGTTTTTGTTGCTCGACTTCTGCTGTTTAGTCGTTTATTTATTGCACGGTTATTGTATGTGCTTCAAGTTGGTACTACTGGTGTTTGCTGGTGACAGCTGTTACATGGtggacactgaagggaaatatCGAACTAAGCAAAACAGTCAGGATATTCGTCAGGGACCGTACTTATACTTTCGATGCACTGAATAGTACCTGCATTGCAGAGAAAATCCACACAATGAAAGTCCAAAGATCATTCCACATTTAAGCGGAGAtgccacaggaaaaaaaatattttaaatagTCCACCAAGAGCAGTGAAATTTTGTGTGCTTATActgcttttctgctcttttcaggACACTAATTAGTTCTCTTGTAGTGCGCACTTTTGCTCAGTGTTGCTACcaggcctcaaaaaacaatttgtgtAGGTTTAATCTTACTTGAACCTGGTTATAGCTAGAAAAAGCATTCGCGGGTGGTCCAACTCGCTCATCTATGGTAGATGAAGGCGGCAGACACAACCATTTTGTTGCAGCTTCTAATCACATAATCACCATGACGTCACACATGGTGGTGACGCCACCAAAGGCCAAAGGTTCTTTGCCACGGCAACTATTCCCTGTTGAATCTCTCCGTAACCAGCCAACTTGGGCTCTCTCCTTACTGGTGGCAGTGCTCGGCAAAGCCATCTACCGGTTGCGTGCCTTAAGTCTCAGCCACTGTGCCACTCTGCGGGTAGTGTTATAAAAGCTCGGAGGGCCTATATAACACTACTAGGAAAGTTGGAGCCAGGGGAATTTCTGAGTTGTACCTGGAGtagtagagcttttgctctaaaaaggcCCTTTTGTGCGCATGCTTTCTCATAGAAAATGTTCACTGGGAACTACCAGCGGTAGCCTATTTTATAGCTTACTAACTATAGAATGCAGGGAAATAGCCCTGATGTGGACATGGAAGTTCctggtgtgaaaaaaaattgtgatgtTATTGTTATGTT comes from the Amblyomma americanum isolate KBUSLIRL-KWMA chromosome 1, ASM5285725v1, whole genome shotgun sequence genome and includes:
- the LOC144126168 gene encoding uncharacterized protein LOC144126168: MSLLMYPGKLYNEAAQALVSRYPNLVDASGTGYDSWREALRFKAKYERRKIRIQQNDGADSPPSKKPTKDGKVATVGGKALQRVSRPSVPGVQCEVGSFCLQATAPDGEDEESIAGHIEGMKSAVQKARPNMVYIIDCMRRTFPTRRKWIGSEDPSVEVAIQKFPALAMSSIAQLEFELITSVPVLERLEEAVHRTEEKIVHAARKKRHLEGFLEDFDARIDGTSEAAVYETTVTAAVCLLPSMVKERVETFVRPFDPAAVHYIPTVVHRGGILTTSDFSVCLEKICIKETSLLAAVATQMALYWAFNIVFDKKAQRSFDLLCRLINVDSGLRPTPLW